Proteins found in one Chloroherpetonaceae bacterium genomic segment:
- a CDS encoding phytoene/squalene synthase family protein — MSSNTLNTLHNSRQTLDSEKPTSFLDGSVQESESFGAIRSTPVGVSEKSLSQAELNEAYRYCRDVSAKHAKTFYFATHFLPQSKRTSVFAVYALCRYVDDLIDRSEDKLTLKQLTKEKIIALIDQWKADLQSCYKGEVIRNPIMLAWHDTLKTYHIPINLPLELIEGVCMDLSFKGYDTFEELYIYCYKVASVVGLMTSEIFGYRDKAALEHAIELGIAMQLTNILRDVGEDAEKGRIYIPKEDLRRFGYTESELMRGVINDQFIALMKFEIERARQFYQMADKGIHLLSKDSQTAVALSRINYGKILNTIERNHYDVFNKRAYVSFLGKLMPIPGLWFKSKF, encoded by the coding sequence ATGTCTTCAAATACATTAAATACACTTCATAATTCGCGTCAAACACTTGACTCGGAGAAGCCGACTTCATTTTTAGATGGAAGTGTTCAAGAATCAGAAAGTTTTGGTGCAATTCGCTCTACTCCGGTCGGTGTCAGTGAGAAGTCATTGTCACAAGCGGAATTGAATGAAGCATATCGCTATTGCCGTGATGTTTCAGCAAAGCATGCAAAGACATTTTATTTTGCGACTCACTTCTTGCCACAAAGTAAACGAACTTCTGTCTTCGCTGTTTATGCACTTTGCCGATATGTCGATGATCTTATCGACCGTTCGGAAGACAAACTCACTCTCAAACAACTCACTAAAGAAAAGATTATCGCGCTTATTGATCAGTGGAAAGCGGATCTTCAATCCTGTTATAAAGGTGAAGTTATACGCAACCCGATTATGCTTGCTTGGCATGATACATTGAAGACCTACCACATTCCAATAAATCTTCCGCTTGAACTTATTGAAGGCGTTTGTATGGATTTAAGCTTTAAGGGATATGACACCTTTGAGGAACTTTACATTTATTGTTATAAAGTTGCTTCCGTAGTTGGATTAATGACCTCCGAGATATTTGGGTATCGCGATAAAGCGGCGCTTGAACATGCGATAGAACTTGGAATCGCAATGCAACTGACCAACATTTTAAGAGATGTTGGTGAAGATGCAGAGAAAGGCCGAATCTACATACCTAAAGAAGATTTGAGGCGTTTTGGATATACAGAGTCGGAGTTGATGAGAGGGGTTATCAATGATCAATTTATAGCTCTCATGAAATTTGAAATTGAACGGGCACGGCAATTTTATCAAATGGCAGATAAAGGAATCCATTTACTTTCAAAAGACAGCCAAACGGCCGTCGCTTTGAGTAGAATTAATTATGGGAAAATTCTCAATACCATTGAGCGAAACCATTACGATGTTTTTAACAAACGGGCTTATGTTTCATTTCTTGGAAAGTTGATGCCAATCCCCGGTTTGTGGTTCAAGTCAAAATTTTAA
- the asnS gene encoding asparagine--tRNA ligase: protein MTEQVYISHLKDYVGKVVTIKGWLYNIRSSGKLMFPEFRDGSGLVQGVVSKKAVTEEVWSNFEKLTQESSVIVTGEVSKHPKLENVYEVQVSGVEIVQLAHEYPITPKEHGVEFLADRRHLWLRSKRQWAIMRVRHEIINAIRDFFNQRDFTLIDSPIITPNAAEGTTTLFEMDYFDLGKAYLTQSGQLYGESSAMAFGKALVFGPTFRAEKSKTRRHLTEFWMVEPEMAYYDLEMNMNLAEEFVEYIAARVLENRREELQILERDISKLEKIKRPFHRLSYTEAVEWLNKNQVKLIKKNEDGTESQHDFPWGEDFGAPQEEAIMKQFDKPCIIHRYPTDVKAFYMKRDSENPKVVLAMDMLAPEGFGEIIGGSQREDSYELLLERIRHEKLPEDVFSWYLDLRKYGSVPHAGFGLGLERTVAWMCGLEHIRETSPYPRMIYRNTP, encoded by the coding sequence ATGACAGAGCAAGTGTATATCTCTCATCTTAAAGATTATGTCGGTAAAGTGGTGACCATCAAAGGGTGGCTCTATAACATTCGCTCATCCGGAAAGCTTATGTTTCCGGAGTTTCGTGATGGTAGCGGGTTAGTGCAAGGGGTTGTGTCGAAGAAAGCGGTTACAGAAGAGGTGTGGAGCAATTTTGAAAAATTGACGCAGGAGAGTTCTGTGATTGTTACAGGGGAGGTTTCAAAGCATCCAAAATTGGAGAATGTTTATGAGGTGCAAGTATCGGGAGTTGAAATTGTGCAACTCGCTCACGAATACCCCATTACCCCGAAAGAACACGGTGTTGAATTTTTGGCTGATCGTCGGCACTTATGGCTTCGCTCAAAACGGCAGTGGGCAATTATGCGGGTTCGCCACGAAATCATCAATGCCATTCGCGACTTTTTCAATCAGCGCGATTTTACGCTTATTGATTCTCCAATCATTACTCCGAACGCAGCGGAAGGCACCACCACGCTTTTTGAAATGGATTACTTTGATTTAGGGAAGGCATACCTCACGCAATCGGGTCAATTGTATGGTGAGTCCTCTGCGATGGCGTTTGGAAAGGCACTTGTTTTTGGTCCCACATTCCGCGCAGAAAAATCAAAAACCCGCCGTCACCTTACCGAATTCTGGATGGTTGAACCTGAAATGGCGTATTACGACCTTGAAATGAATATGAATTTGGCGGAAGAATTTGTGGAGTATATCGCCGCGCGCGTCTTAGAAAATCGCCGCGAAGAACTTCAAATTTTGGAGCGCGATATTTCCAAGCTTGAGAAAATTAAACGGCCATTTCATCGCTTAAGCTATACTGAGGCGGTTGAATGGCTCAACAAGAATCAAGTTAAGCTCATTAAGAAAAATGAAGACGGTACCGAAAGCCAACACGATTTCCCTTGGGGTGAAGATTTTGGCGCACCGCAAGAAGAAGCCATTATGAAGCAGTTTGATAAGCCTTGTATCATACACCGATATCCCACCGATGTAAAAGCTTTTTATATGAAACGTGATTCCGAAAATCCCAAAGTTGTGTTGGCAATGGATATGCTTGCGCCCGAGGGATTTGGAGAAATAATTGGAGGCTCTCAGCGTGAAGACAGTTATGAATTGCTGCTTGAGCGGATTCGCCACGAGAAACTTCCGGAGGATGTTTTTAGTTGGTATCTCGATCTTCGCAAATATGGCAGTGTGCCTCACGCAGGTTTCGGGCTTGGGCTTGAGCGCACGGTTGCTTGGATGTGCGGATTGGAACATATTCGAGAAACATCGCCGTATCCAAGAATGATTTACCGAAATACGCCGTAG
- a CDS encoding Rpn family recombination-promoting nuclease/putative transposase yields the protein MKTDKLIYFLFQEAPESFFDLIGQSPEVATKYAFKSVEIKETALRIDAVFEPKLKDDPIYFVEAQFHKDEKFYARFFAEIFLFLRQNPFQKWKGIVIYPKKNVEQKEFEAYKVLLETTHFERIYLEDIFSEEDEVKNFNPKDFFQMMIQSEGKAAEIARNVSKQEPKFLDIAIRIIVNKLKDKTVEEIMDYLEEIDQDILENTVAGRQIVERIRKKAEADGLKAGMQQGMQQVKRDAVPNLLRLGLTPEQISGALNISIDEVKKISSKNS from the coding sequence ATGAAAACGGATAAGCTCATTTATTTTTTGTTTCAAGAAGCCCCTGAAAGTTTTTTTGATTTGATTGGTCAATCGCCTGAAGTCGCAACGAAATACGCATTTAAATCTGTTGAAATTAAAGAAACCGCTTTGCGAATCGATGCAGTTTTTGAACCAAAATTAAAGGACGACCCAATCTATTTTGTTGAGGCTCAATTTCATAAGGATGAAAAATTTTATGCGAGATTTTTTGCAGAAATTTTTCTCTTTCTTAGGCAAAATCCATTTCAGAAGTGGAAGGGAATTGTGATTTACCCGAAGAAAAATGTTGAGCAAAAAGAATTTGAAGCATATAAAGTGTTGTTAGAAACAACACATTTTGAAAGGATTTATTTAGAAGATATTTTTAGTGAAGAGGACGAAGTAAAAAACTTTAATCCGAAAGACTTTTTCCAAATGATGATTCAATCAGAAGGTAAGGCTGCGGAAATCGCTAGAAATGTTTCGAAACAAGAACCTAAATTTCTTGATATTGCAATCCGAATTATTGTTAATAAACTCAAAGACAAAACGGTGGAGGAAATAATGGACTATTTAGAAGAAATTGATCAAGATATTCTGGAGAATACCGTCGCCGGTCGGCAAATTGTTGAACGAATTCGCAAGAAAGCTGAAGCGGATGGATTGAAGGCGGGCATGCAACAAGGCATGCAACAAGTCAAAAGAGATGCTGTTCCAAATCTTTTAAGGCTAGGATTAACTCCCGAACAAATTTCAGGCGCGTTGAATATTTCAATTGATGAAGTCAAAAAAATATCATCAAAAAATTCTTAA
- a CDS encoding BatA domain-containing protein — translation MGFLFPFFFWLSAFIATTITIHFLNQNEVKPRFVGSVKFLKDIPISKLRTFSLNQIPLLILRLLILSLLIFLLSNYYSLLQPDSTSARVALIHPSLRNRVIEQDNSNLIRTLDSLKKDGYELRQFQEGFPETNFEIFGTSKGQEIEPFAHTYWSLLEKASAQFPGRPLYLLLPNQLKLHGKAAEISNPIEIQPFEIRNDYSLLSAEPINTDTLRVFISNSKGEVLTHSLKIGDIENEYPQTFSKSHLSAFYIEGKKNEIGLAFASNESNQPARFSFPLDTLRAAIVFDKEYSKETALAQMLLEATFYGRLHRIERMNNVSFFSKNEKFQLVFWLSASLISDSLKGCIPAFLTVPTSSNEESIQLDTFRLLLGERNFVIRNVKPNSENTLQVPSIPLLIATDGTSLIEVKQNQFGSIHLRINFPLIENYFSFQPEFAERIGSFLRSYFTTPLHFKTSQLAASQTMMTAQSLLPKSIFSQERSNLVKEKQPLNDTLEKILWVILSLCIIFERFWCFSPFRFEFTNFVKRTPVSIEL, via the coding sequence ATGGGGTTTTTATTTCCTTTCTTTTTTTGGCTCTCGGCATTTATTGCCACTACCATAACGATTCATTTTCTCAATCAAAATGAAGTGAAGCCACGCTTCGTTGGGAGTGTGAAGTTTCTAAAGGATATTCCCATTTCAAAGCTAAGAACGTTTTCTCTCAATCAAATACCCCTTTTGATACTCAGGCTCTTGATACTTTCACTTCTGATCTTTCTTTTATCAAATTATTATTCGTTGTTACAACCTGATTCCACCTCTGCTCGCGTTGCTTTAATTCATCCGTCACTTCGAAACAGAGTGATTGAACAGGATAATTCAAATCTGATTCGCACGCTTGATTCTCTGAAAAAAGATGGATATGAATTACGGCAATTTCAGGAAGGCTTTCCTGAAACCAATTTTGAAATCTTCGGTACTTCAAAAGGTCAAGAAATTGAGCCTTTTGCGCATACTTATTGGTCACTATTAGAAAAAGCCTCTGCGCAATTCCCCGGACGTCCGCTTTATCTTTTACTTCCCAATCAGTTGAAGCTTCACGGAAAGGCTGCGGAAATCTCAAACCCAATTGAGATTCAACCTTTTGAAATACGTAACGATTATTCACTTCTTAGCGCTGAGCCAATAAATACCGATACCCTCAGAGTGTTTATTTCTAACAGTAAAGGAGAAGTTCTTACACATTCTTTGAAAATTGGGGATATTGAAAATGAGTATCCGCAAACCTTTTCGAAATCTCATCTCTCCGCCTTTTATATAGAAGGCAAGAAGAACGAAATTGGATTGGCTTTTGCTTCAAACGAATCGAATCAACCCGCACGCTTTTCTTTTCCACTTGATACACTTCGTGCGGCAATTGTATTTGATAAAGAATATTCTAAAGAAACGGCTTTGGCTCAAATGCTATTAGAAGCCACATTTTACGGGAGATTGCATCGCATTGAACGGATGAACAACGTTTCGTTTTTTTCGAAAAATGAAAAGTTTCAATTGGTTTTTTGGTTATCCGCTTCTCTAATTTCAGATTCACTTAAGGGATGCATACCCGCATTCCTGACTGTGCCTACGTCGAGTAATGAAGAATCTATTCAACTTGACACATTTCGTCTTCTTTTGGGAGAAAGAAATTTTGTGATACGAAATGTGAAACCTAATAGTGAAAATACTCTTCAAGTACCTTCTATTCCATTACTGATAGCAACTGATGGAACATCCCTCATTGAGGTTAAGCAAAATCAATTTGGTTCAATTCACTTAAGAATCAATTTTCCCTTAATTGAAAATTATTTTTCATTTCAACCTGAATTCGCCGAGCGAATAGGAAGCTTCCTTCGTTCATATTTTACGACCCCTCTTCATTTTAAGACTTCTCAATTGGCGGCTAGTCAAACAATGATGACGGCTCAAAGCCTTTTGCCTAAATCAATTTTTAGTCAGGAGCGTTCAAACTTGGTAAAAGAGAAACAGCCACTCAACGATACACTCGAAAAAATTCTTTGGGTGATTCTATCGCTCTGCATCATTTTCGAGCGATTTTGGTGTTTTTCACCTTTTCGCTTTGAATTCACAAATTTTGTAAAACGCACGCCCGTATCAATTGAATTGTAA
- the hflX gene encoding GTPase HflX, protein MVTNFREKAVLVGVSRPPEVLKWQVTDYLNELEQLASTAGAVVLQKLIQERAALDPVFYIGKGKVHELADYVKSEDVDLVIFDEDLSPVQIRNLEKMLMCKILDRTALILQIFAIHAKSAQAKLQVELAQLEYFLPRLTGQWTHLSKQKGGIGTKGPGETQIETDRRLVWQRISTLKRKLAEIDRQHETRTEWRENMIRIALVGYTNAGKSTLMNMICPKANVHAEDKLFATLDTTTRRLVLKPNKHALISDTVGFIRKLPHGLVESFKSTLSEVRNADILLHIVDTSHTNYTEQMEIVDHTLADIGADHKTVIHVFNKLDLLPPDFDFSTIRSRYPNSVFVSGERGINLSGLKDRIAEVMETEFKTRTARIHISNYKFISYLHDTGEILSKSYEGETVVIAFRIPKKILKHIDGLLEKYAIKEEQEG, encoded by the coding sequence TTGGTTACAAATTTTAGAGAAAAAGCCGTCCTTGTCGGCGTAAGTCGTCCCCCTGAAGTCCTCAAGTGGCAAGTTACTGATTACCTCAATGAATTAGAGCAACTGGCTTCAACAGCCGGTGCTGTCGTGCTCCAAAAGTTGATTCAAGAAAGAGCGGCACTTGATCCCGTTTTTTATATCGGGAAAGGGAAAGTTCATGAATTAGCCGATTATGTTAAGAGCGAAGATGTGGACTTGGTCATATTTGATGAAGACCTTTCGCCCGTTCAAATCCGAAATCTTGAGAAAATGCTCATGTGCAAAATTCTTGATCGCACGGCACTCATCCTTCAAATCTTTGCGATTCATGCTAAATCGGCACAAGCAAAATTGCAAGTAGAATTAGCACAACTTGAATATTTTCTTCCCCGTCTCACCGGGCAGTGGACTCACCTTTCAAAACAAAAAGGAGGTATCGGAACAAAGGGACCGGGAGAAACCCAAATTGAAACAGACCGTCGCTTGGTTTGGCAACGAATTTCAACCCTCAAGCGCAAACTGGCCGAAATCGATCGTCAGCACGAAACCCGCACAGAATGGCGCGAAAACATGATTCGTATTGCCCTTGTGGGATATACCAATGCCGGTAAATCTACTCTCATGAATATGATTTGCCCTAAAGCCAATGTTCATGCAGAGGATAAACTCTTTGCAACGCTTGATACCACCACACGAAGGCTTGTACTGAAACCCAATAAACACGCGTTGATTTCAGATACCGTAGGCTTTATCCGTAAGCTTCCCCACGGCTTGGTTGAAAGCTTTAAATCAACCCTAAGTGAAGTGAGAAATGCTGATATTCTTCTTCATATCGTTGATACCTCGCACACGAATTATACCGAGCAAATGGAAATTGTCGATCACACTTTAGCCGATATCGGGGCAGACCATAAAACGGTTATTCATGTCTTTAATAAACTTGATTTGCTCCCGCCGGATTTTGACTTCTCAACCATTCGCAGCAGATATCCAAATAGTGTTTTCGTTTCAGGGGAGCGAGGAATAAATCTCAGTGGGTTGAAAGATCGAATCGCTGAAGTAATGGAAACAGAATTCAAAACCCGAACAGCAAGAATTCATATTTCGAATTACAAATTTATCAGTTACTTGCACGATACTGGAGAAATCCTTTCTAAATCCTACGAAGGCGAAACCGTGGTCATCGCATTCAGAATTCCAAAGAAAATTCTAAAGCACATTGATGGCTTGCTTGAAAAGTATGCGATTAAAGAAGAGCAAGAGGGATAA
- a CDS encoding co-chaperone GroES family protein: MKPIEMIKETSDISRFIIVGDRVLLRPKAPDSQTRSGLFLPPGVQEKEKVFSGYVIKTGPGYAVAPPVEADEPWKEPSKKPQYIPLQAQVGDLAIYLQGQSTEIEYNSEKYIIVPHHAILLLIRETPEDIIKKILD; encoded by the coding sequence ATGAAACCTATTGAAATGATAAAAGAAACCAGTGACATTAGCCGCTTTATTATCGTCGGTGATCGGGTTCTATTGCGACCAAAAGCGCCGGATTCTCAAACTCGTTCAGGCTTGTTCCTGCCTCCGGGAGTTCAAGAAAAAGAAAAAGTATTCAGTGGGTATGTCATTAAAACCGGTCCCGGCTATGCCGTAGCTCCACCCGTAGAGGCAGATGAACCTTGGAAAGAGCCGTCCAAAAAGCCACAGTACATTCCACTTCAAGCGCAAGTTGGCGATTTGGCCATTTATCTTCAGGGTCAATCGACGGAAATCGAGTACAATTCGGAGAAGTATATTATCGTTCCTCATCATGCCATTTTATTGCTCATTCGAGAAACGCCGGAGGATATCATCAAAAAAATTCTGGATTAA
- a CDS encoding DUF1997 domain-containing protein, with amino-acid sequence MINILMGLISPFLGNATKTGSGNESGEKERIMEVIGVSRGQVLLEAGFDEVFSYFSDQKKILSYNPLCKSVETTEYQDIYRWNFEVTDPQSHPIRLIFFVEQEEVKSHSAKSVDKASQTDNSPTDDIISGDIFWKNVPVEVEGAMPDDRTFIGKAFGEMHLKKSEDEKTMVDVQMKVQINFAVPFLLKIFPEPILKIMSESAMSFAMQNVSNKMLENISKDFRYSVVTQQSSGKITEFERDLN; translated from the coding sequence ATGATCAATATATTGATGGGCTTGATTTCGCCCTTCCTTGGTAATGCAACCAAAACGGGAAGCGGAAATGAATCGGGCGAAAAGGAGCGAATAATGGAAGTTATCGGAGTCTCTCGGGGACAAGTGCTTTTAGAAGCCGGTTTCGATGAAGTGTTTTCTTATTTCAGTGACCAAAAGAAAATTCTCAGTTACAACCCGCTTTGCAAATCGGTTGAAACCACAGAATATCAAGATATTTATCGATGGAATTTCGAAGTTACAGACCCTCAATCTCATCCCATCCGATTAATTTTTTTTGTTGAACAAGAAGAAGTGAAGTCGCACTCTGCCAAGTCGGTCGATAAAGCTTCGCAAACAGACAATTCACCAACCGATGATATTATTTCAGGTGATATTTTTTGGAAAAATGTTCCTGTAGAAGTTGAAGGTGCGATGCCCGATGATAGAACCTTTATTGGAAAAGCTTTTGGGGAAATGCACCTAAAGAAATCGGAAGACGAGAAAACAATGGTTGATGTTCAGATGAAAGTTCAAATAAATTTTGCAGTACCGTTCTTACTCAAAATTTTCCCTGAGCCAATTCTCAAAATCATGTCAGAATCGGCGATGAGTTTTGCGATGCAAAATGTTTCCAATAAAATGCTTGAAAACATCAGTAAGGATTTTCGCTATTCAGTTGTTACCCAGCAAAGTTCTGGGAAGATTACAGAGTTTGAACGAGATCTAAACTAA
- a CDS encoding acyclic terpene utilization AtuA family protein, translating into MKRKPFIRIASGQGFWGDLQRAPLDQIRLASSESPVHYLMLDYLAEVTMSIMQKQRQKDPSLGYARDFPIVIGELLPMLREKGIKVISNAGGVNPLACRDQIFSIAKKHGIKGLKIGVVYGDDIAASISDLIQNGETFNNMDNGEALEPYLSKVQSANVYFGAAPIAKCLEAGADIVVTGRCTDTGLTLAPMMYEFGWKSDDWNLLAAGTVAGHLLECGGQASGGNFLGDWESVPNLENIGFPIAEMYPNGEFFVTKHPGTGGLVSSAVLKEQLLYEIGNPTEYITPDVVADFTSIHLQDVAENRVRVYGISGKPATPFYKVSIAFSNGWYTFGSLTYAFPEPLKKAKRADEILRARLKNLGLEFEEIRTEYIGASACHHHLEDIQAVNEVQMRIGVYDRDKSKIERFGYEIAPLILTGPPSVTGFAGGRPKPSEVVAYWGALMKKDKIEPKTDVQEI; encoded by the coding sequence ATGAAACGCAAACCGTTTATCCGCATCGCTTCAGGCCAAGGCTTTTGGGGTGATCTTCAACGCGCACCACTTGACCAAATTCGACTCGCCTCTTCTGAAAGCCCGGTTCACTACTTGATGCTTGATTACCTTGCCGAGGTTACGATGAGCATTATGCAAAAGCAGCGACAAAAAGACCCATCGCTTGGTTACGCTCGCGATTTCCCCATCGTGATTGGGGAACTTCTCCCAATGCTTCGTGAAAAAGGGATCAAAGTTATTTCAAATGCCGGCGGCGTAAATCCGCTTGCTTGCCGCGATCAAATCTTTTCAATTGCAAAAAAGCACGGTATCAAAGGGTTAAAAATTGGTGTGGTGTATGGCGATGATATCGCCGCTTCAATAAGTGATTTAATTCAAAACGGAGAAACCTTTAATAATATGGATAACGGGGAAGCGCTTGAACCTTATCTCAGTAAAGTTCAAAGCGCGAATGTGTATTTCGGTGCAGCACCAATTGCAAAGTGCCTTGAAGCGGGAGCCGATATTGTTGTTACAGGCCGCTGCACAGATACCGGACTAACACTCGCACCAATGATGTATGAATTTGGTTGGAAATCAGATGATTGGAATTTGCTTGCTGCCGGAACGGTTGCAGGCCATTTGCTCGAATGCGGTGGCCAAGCAAGCGGTGGAAATTTTTTAGGTGATTGGGAATCAGTGCCAAACCTTGAAAACATTGGCTTTCCCATTGCTGAAATGTATCCAAATGGCGAGTTTTTTGTAACGAAGCATCCGGGCACCGGAGGGCTTGTATCGAGTGCAGTATTAAAAGAGCAACTTTTGTATGAAATCGGAAACCCAACCGAATACATTACACCTGATGTGGTGGCTGATTTTACTAGTATTCATTTACAAGATGTTGCTGAAAATCGGGTTAGGGTTTATGGCATATCCGGTAAACCGGCAACTCCGTTTTATAAAGTTTCGATTGCGTTTTCAAATGGGTGGTACACATTTGGGTCGCTCACTTACGCTTTCCCTGAGCCATTGAAAAAAGCAAAGCGAGCGGATGAAATCCTTCGTGCAAGGCTGAAAAATTTAGGGCTTGAGTTTGAAGAAATTCGAACAGAATATATTGGGGCATCGGCTTGTCATCATCATTTGGAAGATATTCAAGCGGTGAACGAAGTGCAGATGCGTATTGGCGTTTATGATCGTGATAAATCCAAAATTGAAAGGTTTGGATATGAAATCGCGCCCCTCATTCTTACGGGTCCACCTTCTGTTACCGGTTTTGCAGGCGGAAGACCAAAACCCTCTGAAGTTGTTGCATATTGGGGAGCACTCATGAAAAAAGATAAAATTGAACCCAAAACAGATGTACAAGAAATTTAA